One genomic segment of Chloroflexota bacterium includes these proteins:
- a CDS encoding tetratricopeptide repeat protein — protein MHCEVCGTRLPEGALVCPYCGYEMRTEQRNDQPSLTPPLVAEPVGEEEVQTAPRRGCGRWAMLLGLVVGFSLLLVVGLGIVGVYQGLQDRNRTNRTAAAAHYDKGLAAMAQGNYELAEAEFELAVSLNPGHSEAAAKLVEVRALLQGSPTPTPGLLGERLITLYNEARQAYNRQDWGVVINRLEEIVSLDPAFERDEVRSLLFDAYRASGLQLVGEDRLEEAIRYFDQALQLRPGDLDVLTQRQLASLYLTGLSYWGADWERAIEAFRTLYSIQPQYKDARQRLIDAYVAHGDVLATKGDYCKARDQYQQALDIAPDPRITAKRDDAATQCASGTPPPGTPGPSGYFVGRLVRYEAVEEGKIYVRGRVLDEKGNPIPGVRVGISAFDWSAPPATTNYEGIYAFDGLANEITFTLTLVDLPHVPFDVHTYFGKLVWVDFQRQP, from the coding sequence ATGCACTGCGAAGTATGCGGCACTCGACTGCCCGAGGGCGCACTGGTTTGCCCCTACTGTGGCTACGAGATGAGGACAGAACAAAGAAATGACCAGCCCTCGCTGACTCCCCCGCTCGTTGCCGAACCGGTCGGCGAGGAAGAGGTACAAACGGCCCCAAGACGTGGATGCGGCCGGTGGGCTATGCTATTGGGTTTGGTGGTCGGCTTCTCGTTGCTTCTCGTGGTCGGCCTGGGTATTGTCGGAGTGTACCAGGGCCTCCAGGACCGCAATCGCACCAACCGCACCGCCGCCGCAGCCCACTATGATAAGGGTCTGGCTGCTATGGCGCAGGGAAACTACGAATTGGCTGAGGCTGAATTTGAACTCGCCGTGAGCCTGAACCCTGGTCATAGCGAAGCGGCTGCCAAGTTAGTCGAAGTTCGCGCTTTGCTCCAGGGAAGCCCTACTCCTACTCCGGGGCTGCTGGGCGAACGCCTCATCACCCTGTACAATGAGGCCCGCCAAGCATATAACCGGCAGGACTGGGGTGTGGTTATCAACCGGCTCGAGGAAATCGTCAGCCTAGACCCTGCCTTTGAGCGGGATGAGGTGCGGAGTCTATTATTCGACGCTTATCGGGCCAGTGGACTTCAGTTGGTAGGGGAGGATCGCCTGGAAGAGGCCATCCGCTATTTTGACCAGGCCCTGCAACTGCGACCAGGCGACCTGGATGTATTGACCCAGAGACAACTCGCTTCCCTGTATTTGACGGGCTTGAGTTACTGGGGGGCGGACTGGGAGCGCGCCATCGAGGCGTTCCGTACCCTATATAGCATTCAACCACAATACAAGGATGCCCGACAGCGTTTGATAGACGCCTACGTCGCCCACGGCGATGTACTCGCCACCAAGGGCGATTATTGCAAGGCTCGCGATCAATATCAGCAGGCCCTGGACATTGCTCCAGATCCCCGTATCACTGCCAAACGCGACGATGCGGCCACTCAATGCGCTTCTGGTACTCCTCCCCCAGGTACACCAGGACCCAGCGGCTACTTTGTCGGCCGTCTGGTCAGATATGAGGCAGTGGAAGAAGGCAAGATCTATGTGCGTGGTAGGGTCTTGGATGAGAAAGGGAACCCTATTCCCGGCGTTCGGGTAGGTATCTCCGCTTTCGATTGGTCAGCCCCACCCGCCACAACCAATTACGAGGGCATCTATGCCTTCGATGGGCTGGCGAATGAGATCACGTTCACACTGACCTTGGTGGACTTGCCGCACGTACCTTTCGATGTGCATACGTATTTCGGCAAACTGGTGTGGGTGGATTTCCAGCGTCAGCCTTAA
- a CDS encoding DUF3467 domain-containing protein — protein MSKPEQSEMRPMQLNVELPGDLESIYANLALITHSASEIVIDFARMMPNVPKAKIYARIVMTPMNAKLLLKALSDNLSKFEEKFGEIKTPDKGFEVERPMGFKH, from the coding sequence ATGAGCAAACCTGAGCAATCTGAGATGCGTCCAATGCAGTTGAACGTGGAACTGCCAGGCGATCTAGAATCCATTTACGCCAATCTGGCGTTGATCACTCATTCCGCCTCCGAGATCGTGATTGATTTCGCTCGAATGATGCCCAACGTGCCCAAAGCGAAGATATACGCTCGCATAGTGATGACGCCGATGAATGCCAAACTCTTGCTGAAGGCTCTGAGTGATAATCTCAGCAAGTTTGAGGAGAAGTTTGGCGAGATCAAGACGCCCGACAAGGGATTTGAAGTGGAACGCCCGATGGGCTTCAAACATTGA
- a CDS encoding haloacid dehalogenase, which translates to MSRLQDIVERIRADFEARNAARDQALIRSRELTRHCANAIRATHRGDFAAAQALLNTAAKEAAVMAADLEDYPDLYYAGYTQDALKEYVEASVTYAVIHGEPLPSPEELRVEYPAYLNGLAEASSELRRHTLDLIRHGEASQGERILEVMEDIYAELITIDYPDAITGGLRRTTDQLRAVLERTRGDLTLSIRQEAMRQALQDFESRMMPGGGPDE; encoded by the coding sequence ATGAGTAGACTACAAGACATTGTGGAGCGTATCCGTGCCGATTTCGAAGCCCGCAATGCGGCTCGCGATCAGGCTCTGATCCGTTCACGGGAACTGACTCGTCACTGTGCTAACGCCATTCGTGCTACCCACCGCGGCGATTTTGCCGCTGCCCAGGCGCTACTGAACACGGCAGCAAAGGAAGCGGCGGTCATGGCTGCGGACTTAGAGGATTACCCAGACTTGTATTATGCCGGATACACCCAAGATGCGCTGAAGGAGTACGTAGAAGCAAGCGTCACTTACGCCGTCATCCATGGGGAACCACTGCCCTCGCCAGAAGAACTCCGCGTCGAATACCCTGCCTATCTCAATGGCTTAGCCGAGGCGTCAAGCGAGTTGCGCCGGCATACATTGGACTTGATACGCCACGGCGAAGCCTCTCAGGGTGAACGCATCTTGGAGGTGATGGAAGACATCTACGCCGAATTGATCACCATTGATTATCCTGACGCCATTACCGGAGGCTTGCGTCGCACCACAGACCAACTGCGCGCCGTTCTCGAGCGCACCCGTGGTGATCTGACCCTCTCCATACGTCAAGAGGCTATGCGCCAGGCATTGCAAGACTTCGAGAGCCGGATGATGCCTGGAGGCGGGCCAGATGAGTAG
- a CDS encoding L,D-transpeptidase family protein gives MSSSTRGIILACCTVLVLMGCTTVSLTPDPGQPTIPTSATAVTPAISATPVPLTATASPTIRVAPPQPTFTITRVPPTSTASPTLSPTPYPKSVIVNQDEQQMYIYENGVQVRVLPCSTGLPDNEETRTPAWEGTVGKYWGTFSSFGTTQDEGWFLFKHHGSILIHGAPYTLDEDGNKVYQDLDALGVRPISHGCIRLHPDDARWFTQWGPEGAHIVIMPWTGGSSQ, from the coding sequence ATGTCTTCCAGTACACGCGGGATTATCCTGGCTTGTTGCACTGTGCTAGTCCTGATGGGTTGCACCACGGTATCACTCACGCCTGATCCAGGCCAACCCACGATCCCAACATCTGCGACAGCAGTGACCCCTGCGATATCCGCGACGCCGGTTCCCCTGACCGCCACAGCCAGCCCAACGATCCGCGTCGCTCCTCCCCAACCAACGTTTACTATAACCCGCGTTCCTCCGACATCCACTGCCTCTCCCACCCTATCGCCAACGCCTTATCCGAAATCCGTTATAGTGAATCAGGATGAGCAGCAGATGTACATTTACGAGAATGGGGTGCAGGTACGAGTCCTGCCATGCAGTACGGGGCTTCCGGACAACGAGGAAACTAGGACTCCTGCCTGGGAAGGAACGGTAGGCAAGTACTGGGGTACGTTCTCATCGTTTGGCACCACGCAAGACGAGGGTTGGTTCCTCTTCAAGCACCATGGCAGTATCCTGATACATGGCGCTCCCTACACTCTTGACGAGGATGGAAATAAGGTGTACCAGGACTTGGATGCCCTCGGCGTGCGGCCTATATCCCACGGGTGCATTCGCCTTCACCCTGACGATGCACGTTGGTTCACCCAATGGGGTCCTGAAGGGGCGCATATCGTAATTATGCCCTGGACGGGAGGAAGTAGTCAGTGA
- a CDS encoding Dna2/Cas4 domain-containing protein gives MNLAGWAFLSSVLLLALGLALLWLAHRQRERTGLPAGEVVYSDTGARHRVERPLFSRRYRLSGKPDYLVLQGDAVIPVEVKPKRTATSPYSSDVLQLAAYGLLVEENYGQASPYGIVSYANASFRVPFTPELRQRLFDTLAALRADLHAQDVEPSHNSPQRCLRCGHRGHCEKRLA, from the coding sequence GTGAATCTAGCAGGCTGGGCGTTTCTATCCTCTGTTCTCCTACTTGCTCTGGGGTTGGCACTGTTGTGGTTGGCTCATCGGCAGCGTGAGAGAACGGGTCTCCCCGCGGGCGAGGTGGTTTACTCAGACACGGGGGCGCGCCATCGGGTGGAGCGCCCTTTGTTCTCACGAAGGTATCGTCTCAGCGGCAAGCCAGATTATTTGGTGTTGCAAGGCGATGCGGTGATCCCCGTGGAAGTGAAGCCCAAACGCACTGCCACATCACCTTACTCGTCCGACGTGTTGCAACTGGCAGCCTATGGCCTCCTGGTGGAGGAGAATTACGGTCAAGCATCCCCCTACGGCATCGTCTCTTATGCCAACGCCTCGTTCCGCGTGCCGTTCACGCCCGAATTGCGTCAAAGACTATTCGATACCTTGGCAGCCCTGCGCGCCGATTTGCATGCCCAAGACGTGGAACCCAGTCACAACTCGCCTCAACGTTGCCTGCGCTGTGGGCACCGTGGGCATTGTGAGAAGAGGCTGGCATAG
- a CDS encoding histidine--tRNA ligase gives MVYKAPRGTQDILPEEYPYWRHVTDRIHHVCQLHGWEQFDVPLFEETALFTRGIGEATDIVEKEMYSFKDRGGTELTLRPEFTAGVVRAYLENGLHTRPQPVKLYSIGPIFRYERPQAGRYRQSTQWNVEAIGEQDAALDVETMGVAWYLYEDLGFRGLSFQINSIGCPVCRPTYSRVLVEYYRRHEKRLCDDCKRRLYTNPMRLLDCKNEGCQPIIEDAPHSADYLCDECRAHYAELRRYLDLLKRPYTENHRLVRGLDYYTKTVFEVWAEGIGAQGALCGGGRYDGLAEAIGGPHTPGVGFAAGVERIILLLKAQRIAPPPLPKPLVWVAYTGKETKDAALMLLTDLRRNGIGAVLTFGDRSLKAQLKTADKAGVAYTVILGEGEIARGEVIVRHMAAGEQVTMSLSEIPKWLKARAQ, from the coding sequence ATCGTGTACAAAGCACCGCGTGGCACGCAGGATATCCTGCCGGAAGAATACCCTTATTGGCGTCATGTCACAGATCGGATTCACCATGTGTGTCAGTTGCATGGGTGGGAGCAGTTCGACGTCCCTCTCTTCGAAGAGACGGCCCTCTTCACTCGCGGCATCGGCGAGGCCACGGATATCGTGGAGAAGGAGATGTACTCCTTCAAAGACCGAGGGGGCACAGAATTGACCCTGCGTCCGGAATTCACTGCTGGGGTGGTGCGTGCGTATCTGGAGAATGGTTTGCACACCAGACCCCAGCCAGTGAAACTGTACTCCATTGGTCCCATCTTCCGTTATGAGCGCCCCCAGGCTGGTCGCTACCGCCAGAGCACACAATGGAATGTGGAAGCCATCGGAGAGCAGGATGCTGCCTTGGATGTGGAGACGATGGGCGTGGCCTGGTACCTCTACGAGGACCTGGGCTTCAGGGGACTTTCCTTCCAAATCAATAGCATTGGCTGCCCAGTCTGCCGGCCAACCTATAGCCGAGTGTTGGTGGAATACTACCGACGACACGAAAAAAGGCTCTGCGACGATTGCAAACGTCGGCTGTACACCAATCCCATGCGGCTATTGGATTGCAAGAACGAAGGTTGCCAGCCTATCATCGAGGATGCTCCGCACAGTGCTGACTACCTGTGTGACGAATGTCGGGCTCACTATGCGGAACTCCGGCGCTATTTGGATCTGCTGAAGCGACCTTACACCGAGAACCATCGCCTGGTGCGTGGCCTAGACTATTATACCAAGACGGTTTTCGAAGTGTGGGCGGAGGGCATTGGTGCTCAGGGAGCGCTGTGCGGTGGTGGTCGCTACGATGGCTTAGCCGAGGCGATTGGAGGCCCACATACCCCTGGCGTTGGTTTCGCTGCAGGCGTGGAGCGCATCATCTTGCTCTTAAAAGCCCAGCGCATCGCTCCGCCGCCCCTGCCGAAGCCTTTGGTTTGGGTGGCCTATACTGGCAAGGAAACCAAAGATGCTGCGCTGATGCTCCTGACCGATCTGCGCAGGAATGGCATCGGCGCTGTACTGACTTTCGGCGATCGCAGTCTGAAAGCCCAACTAAAAACCGCTGACAAAGCGGGCGTCGCTTACACCGTTATCCTGGGTGAGGGCGAAATAGCGAGAGGTGAAGTGATTGTCCGCCACATGGCCGCCGGCGAGCAGGTGACCATGTCGTTGTCGGAGATCCCCAAATGGCTAAAGGCGCGCGCACAATGA
- a CDS encoding NAD(+)/NADH kinase — translation MAKGARTMKHPTKTVVKKIGILHHPKLEASQKLAEEIRALLADNGIDVHCGSAWNEGEIHSCAEDAELLITLGGDGTIVRAARIAAPLGVPILSVNMGRLGFLAELQPWEVHDKLPTVLDGHYWLEERLMLRAELRRGKKSIGSYEALNDIVVSRAAVARVIRVSTMVNGEYLITYVADGVIVATPTGSTAYALAAGGPIIDPSLRCLLVKPIAAHLTIAQALVLPPTCEVALDVSTEYGALFTVDGQKDAPLEDGDIVMVRASEHSCHLVRLRPPNYFYATLLDRLR, via the coding sequence ATGGCTAAAGGCGCGCGCACAATGAAGCATCCGACGAAAACGGTTGTAAAGAAAATCGGCATCCTGCACCATCCCAAACTGGAAGCATCCCAGAAACTGGCGGAGGAGATCAGAGCCTTGCTGGCTGATAATGGGATAGATGTCCACTGCGGATCGGCTTGGAATGAGGGCGAAATCCACAGTTGTGCCGAGGATGCGGAACTCCTGATCACCTTGGGTGGCGATGGGACGATCGTGCGTGCGGCTCGTATTGCTGCACCGCTGGGTGTGCCTATCTTGAGCGTTAACATGGGGCGGCTTGGCTTCTTGGCCGAACTACAGCCCTGGGAAGTGCACGACAAACTCCCCACTGTGCTGGACGGTCATTATTGGCTGGAGGAACGTTTGATGCTCCGCGCCGAATTACGCCGTGGGAAAAAATCCATAGGGAGTTATGAGGCTCTGAATGATATAGTGGTCAGTCGGGCCGCGGTCGCACGAGTGATTCGGGTGTCCACTATGGTGAATGGCGAGTATCTCATCACCTATGTCGCTGATGGCGTCATCGTGGCTACTCCCACTGGCTCAACTGCTTATGCCCTGGCTGCAGGTGGTCCTATTATAGACCCCAGCCTGCGCTGCCTGCTGGTGAAGCCGATTGCTGCTCATCTCACCATTGCCCAAGCGCTGGTTCTCCCACCTACGTGCGAGGTAGCATTGGACGTCTCGACTGAGTATGGCGCGCTGTTCACCGTGGATGGGCAAAAAGACGCCCCGCTAGAGGACGGTGACATTGTAATGGTTCGCGCCAGTGAGCACTCGTGCCATTTGGTCAGGCTTCGTCCCCCCAACTATTTCTATGCGACTCTGTTGGATAGGCTACGATGA